The genomic window CCCGGCGCGATCGAGGCGCCGCCGATCTTCGCGGTCGACGGCGTGCGCTTCGGCGTGCAGACCTGTTTCGATCTGCGCTTCCCCGAGGGTTTCCGTCGCATCGCCGCCGCGGGGGCGGAGGCGCTGGTGTTGCCCGCGCAGTGGATCCCCGGCCCGGCCAAGGTGGACCAGTGGACGACGCTGCTGCGGGCCAGGGCCATCGAGAACACGGTGTACGTGCTCGCCGCCGACCAGAGCGCGCCGCGCGGCGCGGGCGCGTCGATGATCGTCGATCCGACCGGCAGCGTGCTGGCCGAGCTCGGCGACGAACCCGGCGTGCTCACCGCGGACGTCGACCTCGCGCACCTGGCGACGGTGCGGACCGCCAACCCGAGCCTGGCGTTGCGCCGATTCGCGATCACCGAGCGCGCACCGGAGTAGCGTTCGAATCGATGATCTACGCCGATCGGACCGCCGCCGGTCGCGCGCTTGGTGCCCAGTTGGAACACCTGCGCGCGTCGAAGCCGCTGGTGCTCGGCTTGCCCCGCGGCGGTGTCCCGGTCGCCGCGGCGGTGCGCGAGATCATCGGGGGCGATCTGGACATCCTGCTGGTGCGCAAGCTCGGCGTGCCGTGGCAGCCGGAGCTGGCCATGGGCGCGATCGGCGAGGACGGGGTCCGGGTGCTCAATTCGGACGTGCTCGCGCACACCGGCGTCACCCAGCGCAGGCTGGCGGCGATCGAGGAGGCCGAGCGCGCCGAGCTCGAGCGGCGCAGGGAGGTGCTGCGCGGCGACGCGAAGCCGGTGCCGATCGCCGGGCGCACCGTGGTGATCGTCGACGACGGGATGGCGACCGGCGCGACCGTGGTGGTCGCCTGCCGGGTCGCGCGCCTGCACCAGCCGACGCGCGTCGTCGTCGGCGTTCCGGTGTCCTCCATCGAGGCGATACGCCGGGTGGAGGCCGAGGCCGACGAGGTGGTGTGTCCGTTCGTGCCGCGCAGCCTCGGCGGCGTCGGCGTCGCCTATCGGGACTTCCACCAGCTCGCCGACCACGAGGTCACCGATCTGCTGAACTGAGCGGTGCGGCTGAACCGATCAGCCGACTTCGCTGATGCCCTTGCGGTGCCGCTGCGCGAGTTCGGCGTAGAACCCCGGGTTCAGCTGCACCCACATCTGCGCCTGGGTGCCCTCGATCGGACGCTTCACCTCCGCGGGGGAACCGGCCGCGAGCACGCCGTCGGGAATCTCGGTGCCCGGCGCCACCAGCGAATGCGCGGCGATCATGCTGCCCGCGCCGATCTTGGCCAGGTCCAGCACCGTGGTGCCGTTGCCGACGATCGCCTCCGCGCCGACGGACGCGCCGTGGAAGACCACGCTGTGCGCGATGGTCGCACCGGGACCGATCTCCATCGGCACGTCCGGCGGCACGTGCAGCACGGCGTTGTCCTGGATGTTGGCGCGTTCCCGGATGGTGATCGGGGCGAGGTCGGCGCGCAGCACCGCGCCGTACCAGATCGAGGCGCCCGCCTCGACCCGCACGTCACCGATCAGCGTCGCGGTCGGCGCGACGAACGCCGTCGGATCGACCTGCGGTCGCTTGCCTTCGAATTCGTAGAGTGGCACGGCTACAGGTCTACCAGCGCCGGGCCGCTACCACCGCTCGGATCGCGCGGTCGTCTTCTCGGCCGCGGTCAGCATCGGACGCAGGTGGGCGGCGAAGGTCTCCGCGTTCACCGGCGCGATGTGCACGTCGGCGCCGGTGCGGACGGCGTAGCGTCCGTCCTCGGCGACGTCGATCCAGCACAGCACCCCGAACGGTTTCAGCTCCTCGGCGCGGCGGATGGACACCACGATCTGGCCGATGCCGTCGCGCGGACGGGCGAGCAGGCGGCGGATCCGCGCAGGCGCCGACGGACCCGAGACCGGAACGGTCACCAGATCGCGGCTGTCCTCCTTGACCCGTGACAGCGGCGAGCTGAGCCGGGCCACGGTGCCGGGCGGGTTCTCCGGAAGCATCGAGATCACCCGGGCCGGAAGGCTTTTCGGGCTGCCGACGAACAGGCGGATGTCGCCGCCGCGGTCGGGTGTGGGGCCAGGGCGTTGCGCGGCGACCACCGCGACGTTGCCGGAGGCGACGCCGAGAACGCGCACGGGCTTCGCGGCGTCGGTGTCGGGCGCGGCCGTCCCCGGCCCCGTGGCCGCGCCGATGGCGAATTCCGCCGCGTCCGTGAGGTATTCGTCGTCCGGCGCGGCGGCGCGGTTGGTCGGTCGGTGCTCGCCGAACACCTCGACCCGCACCGTCGGCCGCGCCAGCAGCCGCAGCGCGGCCTCCAGATCGGCGTCCAGCGTCCGCTCGCACCACGCGTGCAGCGCGGGCAGTTGCGCCGCCCGCTCCACCGAGTCGCGTGCCGAGAGCCGAACGGCCAGCGGGTACGGAATACGGTCACCGTCGGTGCGCTCCCAGGCCATGGCGAACTGGTCCGGGGTC from Nocardia bhagyanarayanae includes these protein-coding regions:
- a CDS encoding ESX secretion-associated protein EspG gives rise to the protein MDRAGVNWTLTPDQFAMAWERTDGDRIPYPLAVRLSARDSVERAAQLPALHAWCERTLDADLEAALRLLARPTVRVEVFGEHRPTNRAAAPDDEYLTDAAEFAIGAATGPGTAAPDTDAAKPVRVLGVASGNVAVVAAQRPGPTPDRGGDIRLFVGSPKSLPARVISMLPENPPGTVARLSSPLSRVKEDSRDLVTVPVSGPSAPARIRRLLARPRDGIGQIVVSIRRAEELKPFGVLCWIDVAEDGRYAVRTGADVHIAPVNAETFAAHLRPMLTAAEKTTARSERW
- a CDS encoding phosphoribosyltransferase, giving the protein MIYADRTAAGRALGAQLEHLRASKPLVLGLPRGGVPVAAAVREIIGGDLDILLVRKLGVPWQPELAMGAIGEDGVRVLNSDVLAHTGVTQRRLAAIEEAERAELERRREVLRGDAKPVPIAGRTVVIVDDGMATGATVVVACRVARLHQPTRVVVGVPVSSIEAIRRVEAEADEVVCPFVPRSLGGVGVAYRDFHQLADHEVTDLLN
- a CDS encoding gamma carbonic anhydrase family protein; the encoded protein is MPLYEFEGKRPQVDPTAFVAPTATLIGDVRVEAGASIWYGAVLRADLAPITIRERANIQDNAVLHVPPDVPMEIGPGATIAHSVVFHGASVGAEAIVGNGTTVLDLAKIGAGSMIAAHSLVAPGTEIPDGVLAAGSPAEVKRPIEGTQAQMWVQLNPGFYAELAQRHRKGISEVG